The DNA segment CGGGGCCATCGAGATGATCCGGGCGCAGTCGGCGACGACCAGTCCGCCCTCGGTGCTGAAGGAACGGCCACCGGCGGGCGCGGGCGGCGACGACGCGGCGGCGGACGGGGGCGCGGTGGCCGGCGTCGAGGAGATCGCACGGAGCTCCCGGCGTACCTGATCCTCGGTCATGGGTGTCGCCTGTTGCTCGGTGAGACCGCTGCCGACCAGGTTGATGCCGACCACCCCGACCAGGATGGCGATGACGACGGTGACCAGCCAGCCGGTCGCGATGAGAAGCCTTCGCACCACTGAACTATGCGACGGCCGTGGCTAAGACCGGCACCGGGACACGATAAGAGACGGTTAAGTGGATACGGTGCAACCGTGGCCAGACTCCTGCTGATCGAGGACGACCCCGCGATCCGGGGCACCCTGCTGCGTGCGCTGCGCGAGCGGGGACACGCGGTGGCCGCCTCACCGGCCGCGATGGACGGGCTGCAGACCGCCCTCGCGGAGCGACCGGATCTGATCGTGCTCGACCTCGGCCTGCCCGATCTCGACGGCCGCGAGCTGCTGCGCATGCTGCGGGCGGTCAGCGCCATCCCGGTGATCATCGCGACCGCCCGGGACGAGGAGACCGAGATGGTGCGGCTGCTCGACGCCGGCGCCGACGACTACGTGGTCAAGCCGTTCACCGCGGCGCAGCTCGACGCCCGGATCCGGGCGGTGCTGCGGCGCGGGGCCGGACCCGCGGAGAGCCCGGTCCTGACCATCGGCGGGCTGGCGATCGACGCTGGGGCGCGGACGGTCACCCTGGACGGTGCGCCCGTCGAGCTGAGTCCGCGCGAGTTCGACCTGCTGCACCACCTCGCGCAGCGGCCCGGCC comes from the Actinoplanes sp. OR16 genome and includes:
- a CDS encoding response regulator transcription factor, with protein sequence MARLLLIEDDPAIRGTLLRALRERGHAVAASPAAMDGLQTALAERPDLIVLDLGLPDLDGRELLRMLRAVSAIPVIIATARDEETEMVRLLDAGADDYVVKPFTAAQLDARIRAVLRRGAGPAESPVLTIGGLAIDAGARTVTLDGAPVELSPREFDLLHHLAQRPGQVVTKRDLLSAVWQVPYGGADKTVDVHLSWLRRKLGETAQEPRYLHTVRGVGVKLSSPA